In a single window of the Veillonella sp. genome:
- a CDS encoding AzlC family ABC transporter permease, whose protein sequence is MVPMGVSFFFIGLGFGLYATSQGFPWWTAPVLAATIFAGSMEFVTIGMLMAGFDPINAFILTMFVNGRHFFYGLSALQRYVHMGWKWFPTVAWMCDESFAINMATKLPDDVDEKWFYFHVSWLNYVFWVFSTFVGGLFGNLLATVDLRGIDFVLPGLFIVVFLEMLLNAKNNKIRAFGVAGAAMAIVMLLLVGKSLFMLLSMSCMLVACYIAYKWGGVHLD, encoded by the coding sequence ATGGTTCCTATGGGCGTTAGCTTCTTTTTCATAGGTTTAGGATTTGGTTTATATGCAACGAGCCAAGGGTTCCCTTGGTGGACGGCGCCAGTTTTAGCAGCTACTATTTTTGCAGGCTCCATGGAGTTTGTGACGATTGGCATGTTGATGGCCGGATTTGATCCGATTAATGCGTTTATACTGACCATGTTCGTTAATGGACGCCATTTCTTTTATGGACTATCTGCACTACAACGATATGTACATATGGGCTGGAAATGGTTTCCTACGGTTGCCTGGATGTGTGATGAAAGTTTTGCCATCAATATGGCGACTAAGTTACCAGATGATGTGGATGAAAAGTGGTTTTACTTCCACGTGTCTTGGCTCAACTATGTGTTCTGGGTATTTAGTACCTTTGTAGGCGGTCTGTTTGGCAATCTCTTGGCCACCGTAGATTTACGGGGCATCGATTTTGTATTACCAGGTCTATTCATTGTGGTATTCCTTGAAATGCTGCTCAACGCAAAAAATAACAAGATAAGAGCCTTTGGCGTAGCTGGTGCCGCTATGGCGATAGTTATGCTCTTATTGGTAGGCAAATCGCTCTTTATGCTTTTATCCATGAGCTGTATGCTAGTAGCCTGCTATATTGCGTATAAGTGGGGAGGTGTACATCTTGACTAG
- a CDS encoding branched-chain amino acid transporter permease — protein sequence MTSTEMVITVAIVVAGTLLTRFGAFLVFPPGKKAPDFVLFLGKALPAAVMGMLVVYTFKETVVLAYPYGIPELIALVVTVGLHLWKRNMLISIAAGTVIYMILVQTVFNVPK from the coding sequence TTGACTAGTACAGAAATGGTCATCACCGTTGCTATTGTTGTGGCCGGTACATTACTTACTCGTTTTGGTGCCTTCCTCGTATTTCCACCAGGAAAAAAGGCGCCAGATTTTGTACTTTTTTTAGGTAAGGCTTTGCCGGCTGCCGTTATGGGCATGCTCGTTGTATATACCTTTAAAGAGACTGTCGTTCTAGCATATCCTTATGGTATCCCTGAGCTCATAGCATTAGTCGTTACGGTAGGATTACATCTATGGAAACGTAACATGCTCATATCGATTGCTGCCGGTACAGTGATTTATATGATACTCGTACAAACCGTATTTAATGTACCAAAATAA
- a CDS encoding aldo/keto reductase, translating into MEERMDFRILNNGSFIPSIGYGTYKTGSEGETEQAVTNALNVGYRLLDTAAYYGNEEAVGRGIKASGVKRTDIVITTKIWHTDAGYDNTMRAVESSLKKLDTNYIDIMLVHQPLGDYYGSWRAMEELYDQNVLRGLGLSNFYEDRLIDLLYHCNVKPVVNQIECHPFNQRQSLIQLMRKHQVVGMAWSPFTRDRQPIFDHPIIKSLAEKYGVSKHQIILRWHIQRGIIPLPKANNVSHMEANFDVFDFKLTNIDMDVMELLDQQDFLEDHHTAPGLERLLQLK; encoded by the coding sequence ATGGAAGAACGGATGGACTTTAGAATTTTAAATAACGGCAGCTTCATTCCCTCTATCGGTTATGGCACCTACAAAACAGGTAGCGAAGGGGAAACAGAACAAGCCGTAACCAACGCACTAAACGTAGGCTATCGTTTACTCGATACGGCTGCCTACTACGGCAACGAAGAGGCCGTTGGCAGAGGCATCAAAGCATCTGGCGTTAAACGTACTGACATCGTTATTACCACAAAAATTTGGCATACCGACGCGGGCTACGATAATACAATGCGTGCTGTTGAAAGCTCCTTGAAAAAATTAGACACTAATTACATCGACATTATGCTCGTACATCAACCCCTTGGCGACTATTATGGTTCTTGGCGCGCCATGGAAGAGTTATACGATCAAAACGTATTGCGTGGGTTAGGCCTGTCTAACTTTTACGAAGACCGATTAATCGACTTGCTATATCACTGCAATGTGAAACCTGTGGTAAACCAAATTGAATGTCATCCATTCAACCAACGCCAATCTCTTATTCAATTGATGAGAAAGCATCAAGTAGTGGGCATGGCTTGGTCTCCATTCACCCGTGACCGCCAACCTATTTTTGACCATCCTATCATCAAAAGCTTGGCTGAAAAATACGGCGTGTCTAAACATCAAATTATCTTGCGTTGGCACATCCAACGTGGCATCATTCCATTGCCAAAAGCAAATAATGTAAGTCACATGGAAGCCAACTTCGATGTATTCGATTTCAAACTAACAAACATCGACATGGATGTTATGGAACTATTAGACCAACAAGACTTCTTGGAAGATCACCATACAGCACCAGGTCTTGAAAGACTATTACAACTTAAATAG
- a CDS encoding efflux RND transporter periplasmic adaptor subunit, protein MTGSDRMKLKRIYSVVAMLGVVMMALSIAGCGTKTVSVADVTYKDMPLQIHNDANVTALNKATVTPTLTGQVAYAVKVGDQVQQGQVLATVDTSALQQQLASLQGQLAQASAQSYATSVTTTTAASVDSAQLAQAQKMREAGMITQKEYDRIVERSQPQTTTVTTGGGGGGANTAAIEAQIAQVSAQMAASTIVAPIAGTVTAIYNEDRQMAIADRPFMMIQQSTPMVASLSIPRDAAMKLGTPDAKKGIKVLLKVGDQELPGELTYVDVTQPENVPSVLVKATFNNDKGLIKAGEFYTLIIESNVKAKMLTVPSKAVRENQDGKYVYVLTENNTVDVRVVEVGMTEDDDVAIISGLNEGDKVITSDGTFELGESVKL, encoded by the coding sequence ATGACAGGAAGTGACAGAATGAAATTAAAACGAATTTATTCTGTAGTTGCTATGCTTGGTGTTGTGATGATGGCCTTGTCCATCGCTGGTTGCGGTACGAAAACGGTATCCGTTGCTGATGTAACATACAAGGATATGCCGCTGCAGATTCATAATGATGCCAATGTAACAGCTCTTAATAAGGCGACGGTAACGCCGACGTTGACGGGGCAGGTCGCATATGCTGTGAAAGTAGGCGACCAAGTACAACAAGGTCAAGTCTTGGCCACTGTAGATACATCGGCTTTACAGCAACAGCTAGCATCATTACAAGGTCAGTTAGCGCAAGCCTCAGCTCAGTCCTATGCGACGTCTGTGACAACTACGACAGCAGCGTCTGTAGATAGTGCTCAATTGGCGCAAGCTCAGAAGATGCGCGAAGCGGGCATGATTACTCAAAAAGAATATGATCGCATTGTAGAGCGGTCTCAGCCACAAACTACGACAGTAACAACTGGCGGTGGCGGCGGTGGCGCTAATACAGCGGCTATCGAGGCTCAAATCGCTCAAGTATCTGCTCAAATGGCTGCTTCTACAATTGTAGCGCCCATAGCTGGTACGGTAACAGCTATTTACAATGAGGACCGTCAAATGGCCATTGCAGATCGTCCATTCATGATGATTCAACAATCTACACCGATGGTAGCATCCCTTAGCATTCCTCGTGATGCGGCGATGAAGTTAGGCACACCTGACGCTAAAAAAGGTATCAAGGTACTCCTTAAGGTAGGCGACCAAGAATTACCTGGCGAATTGACCTATGTAGATGTAACACAGCCAGAAAATGTGCCAAGTGTTCTTGTGAAAGCTACTTTCAACAATGACAAAGGCCTCATTAAGGCTGGTGAATTCTATACATTGATTATCGAGTCTAATGTAAAAGCGAAAATGCTCACTGTACCAAGTAAAGCAGTTCGTGAAAACCAAGATGGCAAATACGTGTATGTATTGACTGAAAATAATACAGTTGACGTACGTGTCGTTGAAGTAGGTATGACAGAAGATGATGATGTAGCCATTATTTCAGGCCTAAATGAAGGTGACAAGGTAATCACAAGTGATGGAACCTTTGAATTAGGGGAATCCGTTAAATTATAA
- a CDS encoding DUF2156 domain-containing protein, with product MIGGIIILEFKRFELRDKPLIDKYFEQHHYEASDNCFTTLFMWQDAYGIRWAEENGVLYIQGGGKREPFLLPPFAGKDAKFLDGLLRAKEWFVENNLPFRFKGVSKVVKERMEELCPGRYEFTPDRDNYEYIYKSEDLINLSGKKFRQKKNHLNQFRMQYSNYEYMPITEDIIPLCRETAASWVETHHEEGIEDELVAINLLFDNWDALGLKGGAIKLFGRVEAFSIGELLNDKMALIHIEKANPDIRGLYQAINNEFIRHEFSDVEFINREEDMGLPGLRQAKESYNPDHFAEKYDAVYANEADNATGGK from the coding sequence CTGATAGGAGGGATTATTATTTTAGAATTTAAACGTTTTGAACTAAGAGATAAACCATTAATCGATAAATATTTTGAACAACATCATTATGAAGCATCTGATAACTGTTTTACTACATTGTTTATGTGGCAAGATGCGTATGGCATCCGTTGGGCTGAGGAAAATGGTGTATTGTACATCCAAGGTGGCGGTAAACGTGAACCATTCCTATTGCCTCCATTTGCCGGTAAAGATGCAAAGTTCCTCGATGGTTTATTGCGAGCTAAAGAATGGTTCGTAGAAAATAACTTGCCATTCCGCTTTAAAGGTGTTAGCAAAGTTGTAAAAGAACGCATGGAAGAGTTATGTCCTGGTCGTTATGAATTTACACCTGACCGCGACAACTACGAATACATTTATAAGTCTGAAGATCTTATCAACTTGTCTGGCAAGAAATTCCGTCAAAAGAAAAACCATTTGAATCAATTCCGTATGCAATATTCTAACTATGAATATATGCCAATCACTGAAGATATCATTCCATTGTGCCGCGAAACGGCAGCGTCCTGGGTAGAAACTCATCATGAAGAAGGTATCGAAGATGAATTGGTAGCTATCAACTTGTTATTCGATAACTGGGATGCGTTAGGTCTTAAAGGCGGCGCCATCAAATTGTTTGGCCGTGTTGAAGCCTTCAGTATCGGTGAATTGTTGAATGATAAAATGGCGTTGATTCATATTGAAAAAGCAAATCCAGATATCCGTGGTTTGTACCAAGCTATCAATAATGAATTCATTCGTCATGAATTTAGCGATGTAGAGTTTATCAACCGTGAAGAAGATATGGGCTTGCCTGGTCTTCGTCAAGCAAAAGAATCTTACAATCCAGATCACTTTGCTGAAAAATATGACGCAGTATATGCTAACGAAGCAGACAATGCGACAGGCGGTAAATAA
- the eis gene encoding enhanced intracellular survival protein Eis — protein MEFRIATAQDTPHVENLWAYCFEPKEDSFFQYYFTNCYEPENTMVGLEQGQLLSTVHLRQYNINVRGAVLPTSYMVGVATHPAARRGGVGGALLKASLEELRNRGQALTILMPSKAAFYQQYGWELYAHQWVNTMSLEDLRPMTDKSLSFGLLNSVDQWTLLDPVYKAYTACLSGYAERGEKEWKRLLGSFFAEGVNIAVVRNDENIIEGYAVYRLGQPEIPVSELVYTTRRAQRALLNYFYNHRSQGSSIRWNEGLHDTYYRFYPDGKSGHATMPYMMSRIVDVKAALEAIPVNPEALMMPITLTFGVKDSLCAWNEGRYEVKYGGALMPTVKKVSDTLEGEVDLTVEVGALSQLLMGTLTARDLAFEGKLSVGQEWLDYFDILYPEQKTYINEWW, from the coding sequence ATGGAATTTAGAATTGCAACGGCTCAAGATACGCCACATGTGGAAAATCTATGGGCGTACTGCTTTGAACCAAAGGAAGACTCATTCTTCCAATATTACTTTACAAATTGCTATGAACCAGAAAATACCATGGTTGGTCTTGAACAAGGTCAATTGTTGAGTACCGTTCATTTGCGTCAATATAATATCAATGTTCGTGGTGCTGTATTGCCTACAAGCTATATGGTTGGCGTGGCCACACATCCAGCAGCTCGTCGTGGTGGCGTAGGTGGTGCGTTGTTAAAGGCTTCGCTTGAAGAACTTCGCAACCGAGGTCAAGCATTGACGATTTTGATGCCTTCCAAGGCTGCATTCTACCAACAATATGGTTGGGAACTCTATGCTCATCAATGGGTGAACACCATGTCTCTTGAAGATTTGCGCCCTATGACGGATAAATCTTTGAGCTTTGGCTTACTTAATAGCGTAGACCAATGGACTTTACTAGACCCAGTATATAAAGCGTATACTGCGTGTTTATCCGGTTATGCAGAGCGCGGTGAAAAGGAATGGAAACGCTTGCTCGGTAGCTTCTTTGCAGAAGGCGTAAACATCGCTGTTGTGCGCAATGATGAAAATATCATTGAAGGGTATGCCGTATATCGTTTAGGGCAACCTGAAATCCCTGTTTCTGAATTGGTTTATACTACACGCCGTGCACAACGAGCATTGCTCAATTATTTCTACAATCATCGTTCCCAAGGCAGTTCTATCCGTTGGAATGAAGGTCTTCACGATACATACTATCGTTTCTATCCAGATGGTAAAAGCGGTCATGCCACTATGCCGTATATGATGAGTCGTATTGTTGATGTGAAAGCGGCTCTGGAAGCGATTCCAGTCAATCCAGAGGCATTGATGATGCCTATTACTTTGACCTTTGGTGTTAAAGATAGCCTTTGTGCATGGAATGAAGGTCGCTACGAAGTAAAATACGGCGGTGCATTAATGCCAACTGTTAAGAAAGTATCTGATACGCTTGAAGGTGAAGTAGACCTTACTGTTGAAGTGGGCGCTTTAAGCCAACTTTTGATGGGCACATTAACAGCACGTGACCTTGCCTTTGAAGGTAAACTTTCAGTAGGTCAAGAATGGTTAGATTATTTCGATATCCTCTATCCTGAACAAAAAACATATATTAACGAATGGTGGTAA
- a CDS encoding RluA family pseudouridine synthase, which produces MSWKTYTVKEPTELTVSKYVKERFSLSSRDIQMMFRKKRVKVNSRVAHSQRSLKKGDVLTLELPQDKDYGVDVEKGPITVLYEDAHTLVVDKAPFMLVHPAGQTKSGTLSNYVAGYYAKKGVVHKVRPVHRLDRDTSGCILFGKTKEAQQYYTDELQAGRIDRIYTGLVEGCISEDGVVDEPIGVDPVFDNRRVVDEFGQPAQTEYTVLGHKDGKTLLRFKLLTGRTHQIRVHMEYIGHPIVGDAMYGTRNKPYTRQCLHASEITFAPYGKDEPITVTCEVGDNFGCEKS; this is translated from the coding sequence ATGAGCTGGAAAACGTATACGGTAAAAGAACCGACAGAATTAACAGTCTCTAAATATGTAAAGGAACGATTTTCTCTATCCTCTCGGGATATTCAAATGATGTTCCGCAAGAAACGGGTAAAAGTAAATAGCCGTGTAGCCCATTCTCAGCGTTCCCTCAAAAAAGGTGATGTATTAACCTTGGAACTGCCACAGGATAAAGACTATGGCGTCGATGTAGAAAAAGGTCCTATTACAGTTCTTTACGAAGATGCTCATACCTTGGTGGTTGATAAAGCTCCGTTCATGCTTGTTCATCCAGCGGGACAAACTAAATCTGGTACATTGAGTAACTATGTAGCTGGGTATTATGCGAAAAAAGGTGTAGTTCACAAGGTGCGCCCTGTACATCGTCTTGACCGAGACACATCTGGTTGTATTCTCTTTGGTAAAACAAAGGAAGCTCAGCAATATTACACTGATGAATTGCAAGCTGGTCGTATCGACCGTATCTACACAGGCTTAGTAGAAGGCTGTATTAGCGAAGATGGCGTAGTTGATGAACCGATTGGTGTGGATCCTGTCTTTGATAACCGCCGTGTAGTTGATGAATTTGGACAACCAGCTCAAACGGAATATACAGTTCTAGGTCATAAAGATGGTAAAACGCTGTTAAGATTCAAGCTGTTAACTGGCAGAACACATCAAATTCGAGTACATATGGAATATATAGGTCATCCTATTGTTGGTGATGCTATGTATGGTACGCGTAATAAACCATACACGCGCCAATGCTTACATGCCTCAGAAATCACCTTTGCACCCTATGGTAAGGATGAGCCTATCACAGTGACCTGTGAAGTAGGGGATAATTTTGGCTGTGAAAAGTCCTGA